A stretch of the Triplophysa dalaica isolate WHDGS20190420 chromosome 19, ASM1584641v1, whole genome shotgun sequence genome encodes the following:
- the rpl28 gene encoding 60S ribosomal protein L28: MASSDLQWMVVRNNSSFLIKRNKQTYSTEPNNLKARNSFRFNGLIHRKTVGVEPAADGKGVVITLKKRAGQRKPATSYEKITINKNSRATLSSVRNIIRKNKYRKDLRMAALRRTSAILKSQKPVVVRKKRTRATKSS; this comes from the exons ATGGCTTCGTCTGATCTGCAGTGGATGGTTGTCAGGAACAACTCAAGTTTCCTGATCAAGAGGAACAAACAGACCTACAGCACC GAGCCAAATAACCTGAAGGCAAGGAATTCCTTCCGCTTCAATGGTCTGATTCACCGGAAGACTGTTGGCGTCGAGCCGGCAGCTGATGGCAAGGGTGTGGTCATCACCCTGAAGAAACGTGCAG gtCAGCGCAAACCTGCAACCTCATACGAGAAAATCACCATCAACAAGAATTCTCGTGCCACTCTCTCCAGTGTGAGAAACATAATCCGCAAAAATAAGTACAGGAAGGACCTCCGCATG GCTGCTCTGAGACGCACTAGTGCCATCTTGAAGAGCCAGAAGCCTGTGGTGGTTCGGAAGAAGCGTACCAGGGCTACCAAGAGCTCATAA
- the LOC130407514 gene encoding uncharacterized protein LOC130407514 — protein MEGDEDVDSLGEKLYDVIYPKYTDRTPKLTGMLLELPASVVNQMLQDEDLLNEAIERALGALTSSDNSEGVSQTDDAVSVSSDSLGEQLYDLIDLFNTGHTQKITGMLLEQKKEAVLQLLLDHTLLEEQVKTALKTLKEQGDVATDVSDSSDTEDVENIGETLFSFVQQLDSAHCADITGMLLEMDSASLQQILSNQAMLEVAVQKAKSALEGAVSQRQMEMSQ, from the exons ATGGAGGGTGATGAAGATGTGGATTCCTTGGGAGAGAAACTGTATGATGTCATTTATCCCAAATATACCGACAGGACACCTAAGTTGACAG GTATGTTGCTGGAGCTGCCTGCTTCTGTAGTGAATCAGATGCTACAGGATGAAGATCTGCTTAATGAGGCAATTGAACGAGCTTTGGGTGCTCTGACGTCGTCTGACAACAG TGAAGGTGTGTCTCAGACCGATGATGCAGTCTCTGTGTCCTCAGATTCTTTGGGTGAACAGCTGTATGACCTCATTGACCTCTTTAACACTGGCCACACACAGAAGATTACAG GTATGTTATTGGAGCAGAAAAAGGAGGCAGTGCTGCAGCTTCTGTTAGATCACACGCTCCTCGAGGAGCAAGTCAAGactgctttaaaaactttaaaaga GCAGGGTGACGTAGCAACAGATGTGAGTGACAGCTCCGATACAGAAGATGTGGAAAACATCGGCGAGACACTTTTCAGTTTCGTGCAGCAGTTAGACTCCGCCCACTGTGCCGACATCACAG ggatGCTACTAGAAATGGATTCTGCAAGTTTGCAACAGATTCTCTCAAATCAGGCCATGCTGGAGGTTGCGGTTCAGAAAGCAAAAAGTGCTTTG GAGGGCGCTGTGAGCCAAAGACAAATGGAGATGTCACAATGA